A DNA window from Pseudomonas tohonis contains the following coding sequences:
- the tssF gene encoding type VI secretion system baseplate subunit TssF: MENRTLRYFDAEMRYLREAGQEFAEAFPDRAAHLNLNRPGARDPYVERLFEGFAFLMGRLREKLDDDLPELTEGLVSLLWPHYLRTIPSLSILELTPDLQQMKRSERIERGFEVLSQPVGAQRTRCRYTTTQDVALQPLAVESLRLAYQPDGRSLLRLRLACGPLAEWSQVDLSALPLYLNAEAPLASALHLALTRQVHALYVRLPGVPERRPLQGHFAARGFAEEDRLWPKGDSAFSGYQLLLEYFGFREKFMFVTLHGLERLSLPEGVPWLELEVVLAEGWPHDFEPRAEHVRLHAVPVINLFTLEADPLRLDPLQSDYLLRPMRLQDGHTEIYSVDQVTASKNAEREDYVPFTSFRHKGGMLRDDAPERYFHTHLKRAANGLHDTWLILGGEGFDVDRLAAGESLSLRLTGTNGQLPRKALQSTLLDTLVQSTQTGLRVRNLCAPTLPCYPPSRDRFHWRVLSHLGSNFLPMLGSADVLRGTLALYDWTGNELNRRRLEAIVDVRHHLIQRFERGFLLRGVDIEVTLDANGFCGEGDIGLFGEMLSRFFALYADIHLFNQLTLILQPTGKSLRWNENHSQRMPG, from the coding sequence ATGGAAAACCGGACGCTGCGCTATTTCGACGCGGAAATGCGTTACCTGCGCGAAGCCGGGCAGGAGTTCGCCGAAGCCTTCCCCGACCGGGCGGCGCACCTGAACCTGAATCGACCGGGCGCGCGCGACCCCTACGTCGAACGCCTCTTCGAGGGCTTCGCCTTCCTCATGGGGCGCCTGCGCGAGAAGCTCGACGATGACCTCCCGGAGCTGACCGAAGGGCTGGTCAGCCTGCTCTGGCCGCACTACCTGCGGACGATTCCCTCGCTGTCGATACTCGAACTGACGCCCGATCTGCAGCAGATGAAGCGCAGCGAGCGCATCGAGCGGGGGTTCGAGGTCCTGTCCCAGCCGGTGGGAGCCCAGCGGACCCGCTGCCGCTACACCACCACCCAGGATGTCGCCCTGCAGCCCCTGGCGGTGGAGTCGTTGCGGCTGGCCTACCAGCCGGATGGCCGTTCGCTGTTGCGCCTGCGACTGGCCTGCGGCCCCCTGGCCGAGTGGTCGCAGGTGGACCTGAGCGCTCTGCCGCTGTACCTGAACGCCGAGGCCCCGCTGGCCAGCGCCCTGCACCTGGCGCTGACCCGGCAGGTGCATGCGCTCTACGTGCGCCTGCCCGGGGTGCCCGAGCGCAGGCCCCTGCAGGGGCATTTCGCGGCCCGGGGGTTCGCCGAGGAGGATCGGCTCTGGCCCAAAGGCGACAGCGCGTTCAGTGGCTACCAGCTGCTGCTGGAGTACTTCGGCTTTCGCGAGAAGTTCATGTTCGTCACCCTGCATGGCCTGGAGCGGCTGAGCCTGCCCGAGGGCGTGCCCTGGCTGGAACTGGAGGTGGTGCTCGCCGAGGGCTGGCCCCACGATTTCGAGCCACGCGCCGAGCATGTCCGACTGCATGCCGTACCGGTGATTAACCTGTTCACGCTGGAGGCCGACCCCCTGCGCCTGGACCCGCTGCAGAGCGATTACCTGCTGCGTCCCATGCGCCTGCAGGATGGGCATACGGAAATCTATTCGGTGGACCAGGTCACCGCCTCGAAGAACGCCGAACGCGAGGACTACGTCCCGTTCACCAGCTTCCGGCACAAGGGCGGAATGCTGCGCGACGACGCCCCGGAGCGCTATTTCCATACCCACCTCAAGCGCGCGGCGAACGGACTCCACGACACCTGGCTGATTCTCGGCGGCGAGGGGTTCGACGTCGACCGCCTGGCGGCCGGCGAAAGCCTGTCGCTGCGCCTCACCGGCACCAACGGCCAGCTGCCGCGCAAGGCGTTGCAGAGCACCTTGCTCGACACGCTGGTGCAGTCCACCCAGACCGGCCTGCGGGTGCGCAACCTGTGTGCGCCGACGCTGCCCTGCTACCCGCCCAGCCGCGACCGCTTCCACTGGCGGGTGCTCAGCCACCTGGGCTCGAACTTCCTGCCCATGCTGGGCAGCGCCGACGTGCTGCGCGGCACCCTGGCGCTCTACGACTGGACCGGCAACGAGCTGAACCGGCGTCGCCTGGAGGCCATCGTCGACGTGCGCCACCACCTGATCCAGCGCTTCGAGCGAGGCTTCCTGCTGCGTGGCGTGGATATCGAAGTCACGCTGGATGCCAACGGCTTCTGCGGCGAAGGGGACATCGGCCTGTTCGGCGAGATGCTCAGCCGCTTCTTCGCCCTGTACGCCGACATCCACCTGTTCAACCAGCTGACGCTGATCCTGCAACCCACCGGGAAGAGCCTGAGATGGAACGAGAACCACAGCCAGCGCATGCCCGGCTGA
- the tssA gene encoding type VI secretion system protein TssA translates to MSLSALIASCLGARDALEMARREAPGWEAWLQPVGPSSVVGDDPGYDDDFQHMREEVNKLSGADTERVAQLAEALIKQRCKDLRVATYYLWARMQMDGEAGLADGLSLLAALLERFGDDILPSRPNSRRMALEWLASGKVLDGLSLYPEVVKIEAERTVAALAWLNRTLETWPEEQRPSLGALYTALTNRLAQSGGVDALVPQNSAAHEAGRQGATPSLTPIRSGRDLLDGGRVLAGYLREQPLGWLAAHRLMKSLRWDTVHQLPPAEGSGTTRLAPPRSDYRAQLRRLHLQQSWSELLDQVERIYAEGVNHFWLDLQWYLCQALSRQAPPQDGWADIVKRDLGMLLDRLPGLESLRWNDGSPFADEVTRNWIAQHVSGNQSPQWLPAPATPDPVDVDILALEAKALAQADSEGVEAAIAWLGTQPGAQGGRQRWLLRLLMARVAEQCGKTDLAIHLLAELKVTARRQALEQWEPDLSFEVQARLLKLLRLKSQRTDVDKPALGRRKEALLAELVSIDPVRAAVLCR, encoded by the coding sequence ATGAGCCTGTCCGCCCTAATCGCCAGCTGCCTGGGCGCGCGTGACGCGCTGGAGATGGCCCGCCGCGAGGCCCCTGGCTGGGAAGCCTGGCTGCAGCCGGTCGGCCCGTCGTCCGTGGTGGGGGATGACCCGGGCTACGACGACGACTTCCAGCACATGCGCGAGGAGGTGAACAAGCTCTCCGGCGCCGATACCGAGCGGGTCGCGCAGTTGGCGGAAGCGCTGATCAAGCAGCGCTGCAAGGACCTGCGGGTGGCGACCTACTACCTCTGGGCGCGCATGCAGATGGATGGCGAGGCGGGGCTCGCCGATGGGCTGAGCCTGCTGGCCGCGCTGCTCGAACGCTTCGGCGACGACATCCTGCCGAGCCGGCCGAACAGCCGGCGCATGGCGCTGGAGTGGCTGGCCAGCGGCAAGGTGCTGGATGGGCTGTCGCTCTACCCCGAAGTGGTGAAGATCGAGGCGGAGCGGACGGTCGCCGCGCTGGCCTGGCTGAACCGGACCCTGGAAACCTGGCCGGAGGAACAGCGGCCGTCGCTGGGAGCGCTCTATACCGCGCTGACCAACCGCCTGGCGCAATCCGGCGGGGTGGACGCCCTGGTGCCGCAGAACAGCGCGGCCCACGAAGCGGGCCGGCAGGGCGCCACGCCATCGCTCACCCCCATCCGCTCCGGCCGCGACCTGCTCGATGGCGGGCGCGTCCTGGCCGGCTACCTGCGCGAGCAGCCGTTGGGCTGGTTGGCGGCGCACCGGCTGATGAAAAGCCTGCGCTGGGACACGGTGCACCAGCTGCCACCCGCAGAGGGCAGCGGCACGACCCGGCTGGCGCCGCCCCGCAGCGACTACCGGGCCCAGTTGCGGCGGCTGCACCTGCAGCAGAGCTGGAGCGAGCTGCTCGACCAGGTCGAACGCATCTACGCCGAAGGCGTGAACCATTTCTGGCTCGACCTGCAGTGGTACCTCTGCCAGGCGCTGAGCCGGCAGGCGCCGCCGCAGGATGGCTGGGCCGACATCGTCAAGCGCGACCTGGGCATGCTTCTCGACCGCTTGCCGGGCCTGGAGTCCCTGCGCTGGAACGATGGCTCGCCGTTTGCCGACGAGGTCACGCGCAACTGGATCGCCCAGCACGTGAGCGGTAACCAGTCGCCGCAATGGCTGCCGGCGCCGGCGACGCCCGATCCGGTGGATGTCGACATCCTCGCCCTGGAAGCCAAGGCGCTGGCCCAGGCCGACAGCGAGGGGGTGGAGGCGGCCATCGCCTGGCTCGGGACGCAACCCGGCGCGCAGGGCGGGCGACAGCGCTGGCTGCTGCGCCTGCTCATGGCCCGGGTCGCCGAACAGTGCGGCAAGACCGACCTGGCCATCCACCTGCTGGCGGAGCTGAAGGTCACGGCCAGGCGCCAGGCCCTCGAGCAATGGGAGCCCGACCTGAGCTTCGAGGTGCAGGCGCGCCTGCTCAAGCTGCTGCGCCTGAAATCCCAACGCACCGATGTGGACAAGCCCGCGCTCGGGCGTCGCAAGGAGGCGCTGCTGGCCGAGCTGGTCAGCATCGATCCGGTGCGCGCCGCGGTGTTGTGTCGCTGA
- a CDS encoding ImcF-related family protein produces MKLLWMKVLLWVVVFAGIGLLLLLWWKPSLLGIIAGSAAQSIWLWSAAAVTLLVLLAEVSYRVAGWHLGHSLYRRDHAGEALSEPQKSDVLGVNGEEARQYLRHNLGFFWRRRTRLLLVIGEPDEVVAIAPGLAEKQWLEGEGVVLLWGGAAQDAAAATWLEQWRRLRPQRPLDGIVWALSAQQGADADYLDRYQHQLRDIARRLRWQAPVNLWEVCRSEWEQPATEAAVGCTLAPRAGPAQLEGRLGQLLEPLREQGLARMQADIRHDFLLRLAQGLRDEGITRWRRTWDHLQRSHGVVPRGLWFSLAMPGAGGAAAHHWLPPAAWRGVLADRHGGRPYGWPWWRTATAVALGLLAFWGLGTLLSFAGNRVQIAEMQAVLATLDQPREGDEQLLALNALVHELDRLDQRSKHGAPWYQRFGLSQNDGLLAALWPRYEAANNRLVRDPAAAGFERQLRTLLSLAPGSAERAARAREAYEPLKAYLMMARPENVDASFLGKALAAAEPARMGIGEGTWQGIAPNLWRFYAAQLEAHPGWRITTDPALVARARQLLISQLGQRNGEATLYRQVLDAVANQYPAMGLQQMVGDTDAQPLFSTAAEVPGVFTRQAWEGGVRKAIDEIAAARREEIDWVLSDDRSQIDAELTPEALRESLTARYFQDYGRAWLDMLNSLRWQEAGSLADVVDQLTLMTDVRQSPFIALVNTLSYQGRAGTRSQALGESLLQSAQNLMGPDKAPVIEQLAALPKGPLEESFGPLLALLGKGDEPSGGDDSISLHAFLTRVTRVRLTLQQVSAAQDPQAMIQALAQTVFQGRSVDLTDTQSYGSLIAASLGSEWAGFGRALFVQPLDQAWQRILQPSAAGLNDHWQRAIVGPWNSAFAGRYPFAASASDASLPMLGQMIRADSGHIDRFLTRQLGGVLRKDGNRWVPESAQGQGLRLDPAFLAAVNRLAELADVLYTDGGMGIAFELRAKPVRDLVQTTLILDGRRLAYFNQRERWQRFDWPSASDHPGARLSWTHARSGERLLGDYPGTWGLIRLLERARVTPLDDSETRYRLVLDAPDGLGLTWHLRTDLGAGPLALLQLRGFRMPARIFLEPGGASRPLARYGAQP; encoded by the coding sequence ATGAAATTGCTGTGGATGAAAGTGTTGCTTTGGGTTGTCGTGTTCGCAGGCATTGGATTGCTTTTGTTGCTCTGGTGGAAGCCCTCCCTCCTGGGGATCATTGCTGGTAGTGCCGCGCAGAGCATCTGGCTTTGGAGTGCAGCCGCTGTCACCTTGTTGGTGCTTCTCGCCGAGGTAAGTTATCGCGTGGCAGGCTGGCATCTTGGACATTCGTTGTATCGCCGGGATCATGCCGGCGAGGCCTTATCGGAGCCTCAAAAATCTGACGTTCTTGGTGTGAATGGGGAGGAAGCTCGTCAATATCTGCGCCACAACCTCGGCTTCTTCTGGCGCCGCCGTACTCGCCTGCTACTGGTGATCGGCGAGCCTGATGAGGTAGTCGCCATCGCCCCCGGCCTGGCCGAAAAGCAGTGGCTGGAAGGTGAGGGCGTGGTGCTGTTGTGGGGCGGTGCCGCCCAGGATGCCGCCGCTGCCACGTGGCTGGAGCAGTGGCGCCGGCTTCGTCCGCAGCGTCCCCTGGATGGCATCGTCTGGGCGCTCAGCGCGCAGCAGGGCGCCGATGCAGACTACCTGGACCGCTACCAGCACCAGTTGCGGGATATCGCCAGGCGGCTGCGCTGGCAGGCGCCGGTGAACCTCTGGGAGGTCTGCCGCAGCGAGTGGGAGCAACCGGCCACCGAGGCCGCGGTGGGCTGCACGCTGGCGCCTCGCGCCGGGCCGGCGCAGCTGGAAGGCCGTCTGGGGCAGTTGCTCGAGCCGCTGCGTGAGCAGGGGCTCGCCCGGATGCAGGCCGACATCCGCCATGATTTTCTCCTGCGTCTCGCCCAGGGCCTGCGGGACGAAGGCATCACCCGTTGGCGACGGACCTGGGACCACTTGCAGCGCAGCCATGGGGTGGTGCCGCGCGGGCTCTGGTTCAGCCTCGCGATGCCGGGCGCTGGGGGCGCTGCGGCGCATCATTGGCTGCCGCCCGCGGCCTGGCGAGGCGTGCTGGCGGACCGGCATGGCGGCCGGCCCTACGGGTGGCCCTGGTGGCGCACCGCGACCGCCGTCGCGCTCGGCCTCCTGGCGTTCTGGGGGCTGGGGACGCTGCTCTCCTTCGCCGGCAACCGCGTCCAGATCGCCGAGATGCAGGCCGTCCTGGCCACCCTGGACCAACCCCGGGAAGGCGACGAGCAACTGCTTGCCCTTAACGCGCTGGTCCATGAGCTCGACCGCCTCGACCAACGCAGCAAGCACGGCGCGCCCTGGTACCAGCGTTTCGGCCTGAGCCAGAACGACGGCCTGCTCGCCGCGCTCTGGCCCCGCTACGAGGCGGCCAACAACCGGCTGGTCCGCGACCCGGCTGCGGCCGGCTTCGAGCGCCAGCTGCGCACGCTGCTCAGCCTGGCGCCGGGCAGCGCCGAGCGCGCCGCCCGGGCCCGGGAGGCCTACGAGCCGCTCAAGGCCTACCTGATGATGGCCCGGCCGGAGAATGTCGATGCGTCATTCCTCGGCAAGGCGCTGGCGGCCGCCGAGCCTGCCCGCATGGGCATCGGCGAGGGCACATGGCAGGGCATCGCGCCGAACCTCTGGCGCTTCTACGCCGCGCAGCTGGAGGCGCACCCCGGCTGGCGCATCACCACCGACCCGGCCCTGGTCGCCCGGGCCCGCCAGCTGCTGATCAGCCAGCTCGGCCAGCGCAATGGCGAGGCCACCCTCTACCGGCAGGTGCTCGACGCCGTCGCCAACCAGTACCCGGCCATGGGGCTGCAGCAGATGGTCGGCGATACCGACGCGCAGCCGCTGTTCTCCACCGCCGCCGAGGTGCCGGGTGTATTCACCCGCCAGGCCTGGGAAGGCGGAGTGCGCAAGGCCATCGACGAGATCGCCGCCGCGCGCCGCGAGGAGATCGACTGGGTACTCAGCGATGACCGCAGCCAGATCGACGCCGAGCTGACCCCCGAGGCCCTGCGCGAAAGCCTGACCGCGCGCTACTTCCAGGACTACGGCCGGGCCTGGCTGGACATGCTCAACAGCCTGCGCTGGCAGGAGGCCGGTAGCCTCGCCGATGTGGTCGACCAGCTCACCCTGATGACCGATGTGCGCCAGTCGCCGTTCATCGCGCTGGTCAATACCCTGTCCTACCAGGGGCGGGCCGGTACCCGCAGCCAGGCCCTGGGCGAGTCGCTTTTGCAGTCCGCGCAGAACCTCATGGGGCCGGACAAGGCACCGGTCATCGAGCAGCTGGCGGCGCTGCCGAAGGGGCCGCTGGAGGAGAGCTTCGGCCCGCTGCTGGCGCTGCTCGGCAAAGGGGACGAGCCCTCCGGCGGTGACGACAGCATCAGCCTGCATGCCTTCCTCACCCGCGTGACCCGGGTGCGCCTGACGCTGCAGCAGGTGAGCGCCGCCCAGGATCCCCAGGCGATGATCCAGGCCCTGGCCCAAACCGTATTCCAGGGGCGCAGCGTCGACCTCACCGACACCCAGTCCTATGGCAGCCTGATCGCCGCCAGCCTCGGCAGCGAATGGGCCGGCTTTGGCCGGGCACTGTTCGTCCAGCCGCTGGACCAGGCCTGGCAGCGCATCCTGCAACCGTCCGCTGCCGGGCTCAATGACCACTGGCAGCGCGCCATCGTCGGTCCCTGGAACAGCGCCTTCGCTGGCCGCTACCCCTTCGCTGCGAGCGCCAGCGACGCATCGCTACCCATGCTCGGGCAGATGATCCGCGCCGACAGCGGGCACATCGACCGCTTCCTCACCCGCCAGCTGGGCGGCGTGCTGCGCAAGGACGGCAATCGCTGGGTGCCCGAGAGCGCCCAGGGCCAGGGGCTGCGCCTCGATCCCGCGTTCCTCGCGGCGGTCAATCGGCTCGCCGAACTGGCCGACGTGCTCTACACCGACGGCGGCATGGGCATCGCCTTCGAACTGCGGGCCAAGCCGGTACGCGACCTCGTGCAGACCACCCTGATCCTCGATGGTCGCCGCCTGGCGTACTTCAACCAGCGGGAGCGCTGGCAACGGTTCGACTGGCCCAGCGCGAGCGATCACCCCGGCGCGCGCCTGAGCTGGACCCACGCCAGGAGCGGAGAGCGGCTGCTTGGCGACTACCCCGGCACCTGGGGCCTGATCCGGCTCCTGGAGCGGGCCCGGGTCACTCCGCTGGATGACAGCGAAACCCGCTATCGCCTGGTGCTCGACGCCCCCGATGGCCTGGGGCTGACCTGGCACCTGCGCACCGATCTGGGGGCCGGACCCCTGGCGCTGCTGCAACTGCGCGGCTTTCGCATGCCGGCGCGGATCTTCCTCGAACCCGGCGGCGCTTCGCGTCCGCTGGCGCGTTACGGAGCGCAACCATGA
- a CDS encoding PAAR domain-containing protein: MSGVIRLGDKNTGGGAVLAGSAEMICNGIGVARVGDPVSCPIPGHGPTVIVEGNPNFCDSGLPVAFHGHRCACGCSLLSSLPHVKAI, translated from the coding sequence ATGAGTGGAGTCATTCGCTTAGGCGATAAAAACACCGGTGGTGGGGCCGTTCTGGCGGGCTCCGCTGAGATGATCTGCAATGGTATCGGCGTCGCCAGAGTCGGCGATCCGGTGAGCTGCCCGATTCCAGGCCATGGCCCAACGGTGATTGTGGAAGGCAATCCGAACTTCTGTGATTCGGGACTTCCGGTGGCCTTCCATGGGCACCGGTGCGCTTGTGGTTGCTCTCTCTTGTCGTCTCTCCCGCATGTAAAGGCTATCTGA
- a CDS encoding type VI secretion system Vgr family protein: MLAELRHFFDHSRHRLQVGELDVGLDVLAFVGDETLSQPFTYQVEFTSSQRDLPSRRIVGQPASFSLFAPPKPVPFAGLGVPPAQPLRTLHGVVTGFRRISGSNDEARYEITLQPRLTLLGRGRQYRIYQHLSVPEIVEQILRSDRHRWAGQDFFFDLKRDYPKREQVMQYDESDLAFIQRLLAEVGIWYRFTADERLGIDVVEFHDDQRNYRFGVQLPYRPQSGTTSSGQDAVWDLQSSHGVVERNLRIRAYTPRDATAYLDGDLDQTRGDPTTYGEAYHYGEPYIELDDPGSRDEDLKSESGYFYARLAHERYLNDQTRLGGRTSSATLAPGQVLKIEGGAPEAFTPGAVITRLVTVAARDRSFEARFEAIPYSESVCFRPPLLPRPVIAGTIPARVTSAQADDLYSHIDLEGRYKVNFLFDQDTWPAGQESMWLRLARAYAGDTHGLHLPLIQGTEVGIAFERGDPDRGFIAFALHDSRHPDLVTLKNYKRNVLRTPSNNKLRLDDTRGQEHIKLSTEHSGKSQLNLGHLVDGQRQKRGEGFELRTDGWGAVRAGRGLYISADEQARAQGQVLAMQDTLARLQRAGEEMQTLSEHAQLAHAEPADVQAQLDLLRQDLEQIKSSVLLLSAPKGIALSSGSHLQLAAERNLIANAGKDAALSVVRRLFIGVGEGVSLFVRKLGLKLIANQGAVQIQAQNDRLELLARQGLDIVSTEDEIHITAKKRIVLNGGGSYLTLAPGEVELGSGEFIIKARVNRQGGASQPAAMPVMPPLVEPAMVHQDDAAFSG; encoded by the coding sequence ATGCTTGCCGAACTCCGCCATTTCTTCGATCACAGCCGTCACCGCCTGCAGGTCGGCGAACTCGACGTCGGGCTCGACGTCCTCGCCTTCGTCGGGGACGAGACGCTCAGCCAGCCCTTCACCTACCAGGTCGAGTTCACCTCCTCCCAGCGCGACCTCCCCTCCAGGCGCATCGTCGGGCAGCCCGCCAGCTTCAGCCTCTTCGCGCCCCCCAAACCGGTGCCCTTCGCCGGCCTGGGCGTGCCGCCGGCCCAGCCGCTGCGCACCCTGCACGGCGTGGTCACGGGCTTCCGGCGGATCTCCGGCTCCAACGACGAGGCCCGCTACGAAATCACCTTGCAGCCGCGCCTGACCCTGCTCGGGCGAGGCCGGCAGTACCGCATCTATCAGCACCTCTCGGTGCCCGAGATCGTCGAGCAGATCCTGCGCAGCGACCGCCACCGCTGGGCCGGGCAGGACTTCTTCTTCGACCTCAAGCGCGACTACCCCAAGCGCGAGCAGGTCATGCAATACGACGAGAGCGACCTGGCCTTCATCCAGCGCCTGCTGGCCGAGGTCGGCATCTGGTACCGCTTCACCGCCGACGAGCGCCTGGGCATCGATGTCGTCGAGTTCCACGATGACCAGCGCAACTACCGGTTCGGCGTCCAGCTGCCCTACCGCCCGCAGTCCGGCACCACCAGCAGCGGCCAGGACGCCGTCTGGGACCTGCAATCGAGCCACGGCGTGGTGGAAAGGAACCTGCGCATCCGCGCCTACACCCCGCGTGACGCGACGGCCTACCTCGACGGCGACCTCGACCAGACCCGGGGCGACCCGACCACCTACGGCGAGGCTTATCACTACGGCGAGCCCTACATCGAGCTGGACGACCCCGGCTCCCGCGACGAAGACCTGAAAAGCGAAAGCGGCTACTTCTATGCCCGCCTCGCCCACGAGCGCTACCTCAACGACCAGACCCGCCTCGGCGGCCGCACCAGCAGCGCCACCCTGGCGCCTGGGCAGGTGCTGAAGATCGAGGGCGGCGCGCCCGAGGCCTTCACCCCTGGCGCCGTCATCACCCGCCTGGTCACCGTCGCCGCCCGCGACCGCAGCTTCGAAGCCCGCTTCGAGGCCATCCCCTACAGCGAAAGCGTGTGCTTTCGCCCGCCGCTGCTGCCGCGCCCCGTGATCGCCGGCACCATCCCGGCTCGCGTCACCAGCGCACAGGCCGACGACCTCTACAGCCACATCGACCTGGAGGGCCGCTACAAGGTCAACTTCCTCTTCGACCAGGACACCTGGCCCGCCGGCCAGGAAAGCATGTGGCTGCGCCTGGCGCGCGCCTATGCCGGGGATACCCACGGCCTGCACCTGCCGCTGATCCAGGGCACCGAGGTCGGCATCGCCTTCGAACGCGGCGACCCGGACCGGGGCTTCATCGCCTTCGCCCTGCACGACAGCCGGCACCCCGACCTCGTCACCCTGAAGAACTACAAGCGCAACGTCCTGCGCACCCCGTCCAACAACAAGCTGCGCCTGGACGACACCCGTGGCCAGGAACACATCAAGCTCAGCACCGAGCACAGCGGCAAGAGCCAGCTCAACCTCGGCCACCTGGTGGATGGGCAACGGCAGAAACGCGGCGAAGGCTTCGAACTGCGCACCGACGGCTGGGGTGCCGTGCGGGCGGGTAGGGGGCTGTACATCAGTGCCGATGAGCAGGCTCGCGCCCAGGGGCAGGTGCTGGCCATGCAGGACACACTCGCCCGGCTGCAACGCGCCGGTGAGGAGATGCAGACGCTTTCCGAGCACGCACAGCTTGCCCATGCCGAGCCGGCCGATGTGCAGGCGCAGCTCGACCTGCTCAGGCAGGACCTGGAGCAGATCAAGTCATCCGTCCTGCTGCTCAGTGCGCCCAAGGGCATCGCGCTCAGCAGTGGTAGCCACCTGCAACTTGCCGCGGAACGGAACCTCATCGCCAACGCGGGCAAGGACGCCGCCTTGAGCGTGGTGAGGCGCCTGTTCATCGGGGTGGGGGAGGGCGTCAGCCTGTTCGTGCGCAAGCTCGGCCTGAAGCTCATCGCCAACCAGGGCGCGGTGCAGATCCAGGCGCAGAACGACCGCCTGGAACTGCTGGCGCGCCAGGGGCTGGACATCGTCAGCACCGAGGATGAAATCCACATCACCGCCAAGAAGAGGATCGTTCTCAACGGTGGGGGTAGCTATCTCACTCTGGCGCCGGGCGAAGTCGAGTTGGGTAGCGGCGAGTTCATTATCAAGGCACGAGTGAACCGACAAGGGGGCGCCTCGCAGCCAGCCGCGATGCCGGTCATGCCGCCATTGGTGGAGCCCGCAATGGTGCATCAGGACGACGCTGCATTTTCCGGTTAA